In Salinigranum marinum, one DNA window encodes the following:
- a CDS encoding SDR family NAD(P)-dependent oxidoreductase: MERDSTALVTGGGRGIGQAICVELASEGSDIAIADVDEDGMADTVEQVEAEGQQALALPTDLKHLGSVEETVETTLSEFGTIDHLVNNAGIAGPTSICEDISPDEWDETLAVNLRGPFFTCRQVLPSMKQQGYGRIVNIASVTGKRPLTRRTPYATTKMGLIGFTRTLAAEVGEHDINVNAICPGSVDGPRIQRVFEEKAEATGRSYEEVRTDAENESPRRELVTREDVARAVAFLCSPDANRITGQDLNVSAGKVMY, from the coding sequence ATGGAACGTGATAGCACAGCCCTGGTTACCGGTGGTGGGCGCGGCATCGGACAGGCGATCTGTGTGGAACTGGCCTCGGAGGGGAGTGATATCGCCATCGCCGACGTCGACGAGGACGGGATGGCCGACACCGTCGAACAGGTCGAGGCCGAGGGACAGCAGGCACTCGCGCTCCCGACCGACCTGAAGCACCTCGGGAGCGTCGAGGAGACGGTCGAGACCACCCTCTCGGAGTTCGGTACCATCGATCACCTCGTCAACAACGCGGGCATCGCGGGTCCGACGTCGATCTGCGAGGACATCTCCCCCGACGAGTGGGACGAGACCCTCGCCGTCAACCTCCGCGGTCCCTTCTTCACCTGTCGTCAGGTCCTCCCCTCGATGAAACAGCAGGGGTACGGCCGCATCGTCAACATCGCCTCCGTGACCGGCAAGCGTCCCCTGACCAGGCGTACTCCGTATGCGACGACCAAGATGGGTCTCATCGGCTTCACCCGGACCCTCGCCGCCGAGGTCGGCGAGCACGACATCAACGTCAACGCCATCTGCCCGGGGTCGGTCGACGGCCCGCGTATCCAGCGCGTCTTCGAGGAGAAGGCCGAGGCCACGGGTCGGTCCTACGAGGAAGTTCGCACCGACGCCGAGAACGAAAGCCCTCGGCGAGAACTCGTCACCAGGGAGGACGTCGCACGCGCCGTCGCCTTCCTCTGTTCGCCCGACGCGAACCGGATAACGGGGCAGGACCTCAACGTCTCGGCCGGAAAGGTGATGTACTGA
- a CDS encoding 3-keto-5-aminohexanoate cleavage protein → MPYQGYTDYFEKKLIITVATTGGLHGKEANPNLPTQPEEVARDLAECEAAGASMVHLHARNEAHEDTKSVERFQALRDAIDDHCDDIIVNFTTGGGGIYSRETRIAPILETEPRPEVATVDLGPINFGQTRTAENTREQNEEYAERMREAGVKPELELFNPGHIPEAQHLIDEGLLDEPYWATVIFGMQNGMPPGPRNLVNFVDNLPDPVEWQCLAVGKHQLPMTTAAITMGGHVRVGMEDNVYYRKGELAESNAQLVRRTARIAEELEREVATPAEARSMLGL, encoded by the coding sequence ATGCCGTACCAGGGCTACACCGACTACTTCGAGAAGAAGCTCATCATCACCGTGGCGACGACGGGCGGGCTCCACGGCAAGGAGGCGAACCCGAACCTGCCGACCCAGCCCGAAGAAGTGGCGCGAGACCTCGCCGAGTGCGAGGCCGCAGGCGCGTCGATGGTCCACCTCCACGCCCGGAACGAAGCGCACGAGGACACGAAGTCGGTCGAGCGGTTTCAGGCGCTCAGAGACGCCATCGACGATCACTGCGACGACATCATCGTGAACTTCACCACGGGCGGCGGTGGCATCTACAGCCGCGAGACGCGCATCGCCCCCATTTTGGAGACGGAGCCACGACCCGAGGTCGCCACCGTCGATCTCGGGCCGATCAACTTCGGGCAGACCCGCACCGCCGAGAACACCCGCGAACAGAACGAGGAGTACGCCGAGCGGATGCGCGAGGCGGGCGTCAAGCCCGAACTCGAACTGTTCAACCCCGGTCACATCCCCGAGGCACAGCATCTCATCGACGAGGGGCTCCTCGACGAGCCGTACTGGGCGACCGTCATCTTTGGGATGCAGAACGGGATGCCCCCTGGACCGCGGAACCTCGTGAACTTCGTCGACAACCTCCCCGACCCCGTGGAGTGGCAGTGCCTCGCCGTCGGCAAACACCAGCTCCCGATGACGACGGCGGCGATCACCATGGGCGGGCACGTGAGAGTGGGGATGGAGGACAACGTCTACTACCGCAAGGGTGAACTCGCGGAGAGCAACGCACAGCTCGTCCGTCGAACCGCGCGGATCGCGGAGGAACTCGAACGCGAGGTCGCCACGCCGGCCGAAGCGCGTTCGATGCTCGGGCTCTGA